Proteins encoded by one window of Misgurnus anguillicaudatus chromosome 4, ASM2758022v2, whole genome shotgun sequence:
- the LOC141363687 gene encoding ras-associating and dilute domain-containing protein-like isoform X2 → MKGLHPSSVERSAPFLLTPPNPLQNLELMDPETDQQETISHHQTSKYLTDIKQEGEGDEEDVFVLELQRGSCGLGLALVDGQRLRPGDRILAVNGLSLVGVDYQTGRELIQTSGDRPRLLVAKSDRNTREA, encoded by the exons ATGAAAGGGTTGCATCCCAGCAGTGTGGAGCGCTCGGCCCCATTTTTACTTACACCACCAAACCCACTGCAAAACCTTGAGCTGATGGATCCTGAAACAGACCAGCAGGAGACGATATCACACCATCAGACCTCCAAATACCTTACTGATATCAAACAAGAAG GTGAGGGTGATGAGGAAGATGTGTTTGTGCTGGAGTTGCAGAGAGGATCATGTGGTTTGGGTCTGGCATTGGTAGATGGACAG CGGCTGAGACCAGGGGATCGTATTCTAGCAGTGAATGGACTCAGTCTGGTTGGGGTGGACTACCAAAC tggcagGGAGCTCATTCAGACATCAGGAGACAGACCCCGATTACTAGTTGCCAAATCTGACAGAAATACAAGAGAAGCATAA
- the LOC141363687 gene encoding ras-associating and dilute domain-containing protein-like isoform X1, with amino-acid sequence MKGLHPSSVERSAPFLLTPPNPLQNLELMDPETDQQETISHHQTSKYLTDIKQEGEGDEEDVFVLELQRGSCGLGLALVDGQETPFKVTGIYIKSVMPESPAALSQRLRPGDRILAVNGLSLVGVDYQTGRELIQTSGDRPRLLVAKSDRNTREA; translated from the exons ATGAAAGGGTTGCATCCCAGCAGTGTGGAGCGCTCGGCCCCATTTTTACTTACACCACCAAACCCACTGCAAAACCTTGAGCTGATGGATCCTGAAACAGACCAGCAGGAGACGATATCACACCATCAGACCTCCAAATACCTTACTGATATCAAACAAGAAG GTGAGGGTGATGAGGAAGATGTGTTTGTGCTGGAGTTGCAGAGAGGATCATGTGGTTTGGGTCTGGCATTGGTAGATGGACAG GAAACACCATTTAAAGTCACTGGAATATACATCAAATCCGTAATGCCGGAATCTCCTGCTGCTTTGTCCCAGCGGCTGAGACCAGGGGATCGTATTCTAGCAGTGAATGGACTCAGTCTGGTTGGGGTGGACTACCAAAC tggcagGGAGCTCATTCAGACATCAGGAGACAGACCCCGATTACTAGTTGCCAAATCTGACAGAAATACAAGAGAAGCATAA